The Sinorhizobium fredii genome contains the following window.
TTTAACATTTTCGATACACCTTGCCAGAGTGAATCAGAATTTGTTAACCATTTGGTGGCAGCCTCCAAATCAGGCAACGACTGGATCCGTATCGCGTAAGGGGGCCACGACGACCTTGGGCGGCGGAAAAGGGGAAGACTATGCGGGTTCTACTGATAGAAGACGACAGCGCGACGGCGCAAAGCATTGAGCTCATGCTCAAGTCCGAGAGTTTCAACGTCTACACCACCGATCTCGGGGAAGAGGGCGTCGATCTCGGCAAGCTTTACGACTACGACATCATTCTCCTCGACCTCAACCTGCCGGACATGTCGGGCTACGAGGTGTTGAGAACGCTGCGCCTGTCGAAGGTCAAAACCCCGATCCTCATTCTCTCCGGCATGGCCGGCATCGAGGATAAGGTCCGGGGCCTCGGCTTCGGCGCCGACGACTACATGACCAAGCCCTTCCACAAGGACGAGCTGGTCGCCCGCATCCATGCGATCGTTCGCCGCTCCAAGGGCCACGCCCAGTCGATCATCGCCACCGGCGAGCTGATCGTCAACCTCGACGCCAAGACGGTGGAAGTCGGCGGCCAGCGCGTGCATCTGACCGGCAAGGAATACCAGATGCTCGAGCTCCTGTCGCTGCGCAAGGGCACGACGCTCACCAAGGAAATGTTCCTGAACCACCTCTATGGCGGCATGGACGAGCCGGAACTGAAGATCATCGACGTCTTCATCTGCAAGCTGCGCAAGAAGCTCGCCAATGCCGCTGGCGGCGCCAATTATATCGAGACGGTCTGGGGCCGCGGCTATGTGCTGCGCGAGCCCGACGGCAACGATTACCTGGAAACCGCCTGATTTCCGGGCGGGCGTCACCGCCGAACACAGACCTATTCCCCCGCAAACCCGCCGCACGGCGGGTTTTTGCGTTGTGAGACAGGATTTGGTCCTGTTCGAAAAACCGCCCTCGCCCATTTCATTTTCCGCGAATGCAAAAAGCCGCGGTACATACCGCGGCTGCGACGCTCGGATCTGCGCTATGCGAATGCGTCAGGCGGCCATGGATTGACTGGCAAAGACGCTCGTCAGAATCTTCCGGTCGAAGGGCTTCAGCAGGAAATCGTCCGCCCCGGCCCGCTTGCCGGCCATCATCTTCCTGAGATCCGCTTCGACGACGCAATAATAGATGCGCACCGACGCGCCCTCGGGCAGCCGGCGGATATTGGCGATGAGGTCGAGGGCGCCCTCGAGCCCGGAGTCGACGATCAGGATGTTCGGCAGTTCGGCCTCGCAGCGGACGAGCGCCTCGAGGCTGCTCGGCGCTTCGGACACCAGGAAACCCATGCCCGACAGTATGCGCTTCCCGACCTTTCTCACCACATCCGAGCCATCGGCAATCATCAAGCGCCGCATGTCCAACTCCTTCAGGCCTCATCGGACGCCAAAAGGCGTCCATGAAGCAAAACTAGAGAGATTTGGCAAAGAAACCGTTACCGCCACGGTTGACGGCCGATTTTCATTTCTCGCAAAGCAATAATCCGCCGAGACCTGTGAAACCCTCGCCGGAGTTGAGAGCAGCGGGACTTCGGCACCCGAGAAAAGAGAAAGGCCTCCGTCGCGGACGATGGAGACCTCTTTTCATGTCACGGGCGTGATCGGCGGGCGTAGTGGATCAGGCCTCGGTGCGAGCGGTGAAGACGATCTCCTCGCCGGTCGACGTGACATCGATCAGCATGCCGGCTTCCTCGGCGAGCAGGACCGTATAATAGGGCTGGATCGAGTGGGCGTCCACGGCTTCCTCGGGGGTGCCGGAAAGGAGTTCGGTCAGCCGCGGCGGAACGCGCATCATTCGCCCCTTTGCGACAAGGGTAAATACCGCATCGAACTCCGGGTTTTCCAGGGTGATGTCGATCGAGCCGCCGCGCGGGATTGCACCATAGGCAATCAGGAAGAGGTTCAGCAGCAGCTTGACGCGGTTCTTGGCGATGATCGCCCGCGGGCCGTTCCAAGTCACCTCGGTCTTCTTTTCCGCAGCGGCGAAGTCCTTGGCGGCCTTTTCCGCTTCGCCGGTGTCGATCGAGGCTCCGACCGAGCCGGAGGCGCCGAAGGCAAGCCGCGCGAACTTCAGCCGCACCGAGGCATTGAGCGCGCTGGTACGGATCAGGTCCATCGCATCGGCGTCGGCGCCGCCCTCGTCCAGGAGTTCGAGACCATTATTGATGGCGCCGACCGGCGAGATGATGTCGTGACACACCCGGCTGCAGAGCAGCGCCGCCAGATCGGGTCCCGTCAACGTCAGGTTCGGATTCTTTGCCATCATTCTTCCCGTTCGGTTCCATCAGCATATCGACGCCTTGCGTTCCCCGCCACGCCCGGCGAGGTCTTCGCCCGGGCCCGGCATAGCCCACGCGGCCCGCGCCGATCAATAGGCCATAATGACATCACATTTGGTAAACCGATTATTAAGAGGATCGGTTCAAATTGTCAGGGCACCCCCGGATTCCGAGTGGAACTACGGAAAGCGGATCAGGTGCACGCGTTCGAGACCCGCGCTGGCCCGCGCAACCGATGCATGAGCTGGTCATGACGGCCGGCCCGCGAGCCGCATTCGCGCCTGACGGAGGAAACGATGCAGCCGATCATGAAGGCAACCGCAATGGCCGTCCGCGCCATTCTGACGACAATCCTGCTGTTCAGCAGCGCCCTGATGTCCGCCGCGCTCGCCCAATCTCCAAATAGCAGCCAGTACACGATGCAGGAGATCGTCGACGCTGGCCACGGCTTCTTCGGCGAGACCTCCGGCGGGCTTGCCAAGGTCGTCGAGCGCGCCTTCGAGCGCTACGGCCTGCCGAACGGCTATATCCTCGGCCAGGAAGGGTCCGGCGCCTTCATCGCCGGCCTCACCTATGGCGAGGGCGAGCTCCACACCAAGAATGTCGGCCAGCATAGTGTGTTTTGGCAGGGCCCCTCCCTCGGGCTCGACTGGGGCGGGCAGGGCAGCCGGGCGATGATGCTCGTCTACAACCTGTCGAGCGTCCCGGCGCTCTACAAGCGCTTCGGCGGCGTTTCCGGCTCGGCCTACGTCGTCGCCGGCGTCGGCATGACGGTGCTGACCGACGAACACGTCGTCGTCGTGCCGATCCGCACCGGAATCGGCGCAAGGCTCGGCCTCAATGTCGGCTATCTGAAGCTGACACAGCAGCCGACCTGGAACCCGTTCTGATACCAAAAGGCCGCATGTAAGTTCTCTGGAGCGCGTAGCGGGCGTGCAATCCTGCAGTAATTGTTGCAGCTTTCGGGCCGTCGTGTTTACTGCGGAAGACGGAAGGAAACTGCCCAACCGCCATGGATGCATCGGTCCAGACTTGAAACGGCCAGCACGTGATTGAATATGCGCTCCTCTTTGCCCTGGGCTTCCTGACGGCGGCCATTACCGGCCTGCTGGTCGCGCCGGCCATCCAAAAGCGCATCGTCCGCTTCGCCGAGGACCGTTTGAAAGCGACGATGCCGCTCAGCCCACAGGAAGTTCGCGCCCAGAGGGACGCCGCGCGCGCCACCTTCGCCGTCGAGAACGCGAAGATGTCGCAGACGCTCCGCCGCGAGCGCGACAAGGGCGTGGCCTTGATGCTGGAGAAGGAAAGGGCGCTCACCGAGGCACAGCGATTGGCTGGCGAAAATACCGACCTCCACACGCAACTTGCCGACATGAACGTCGAGGCCGCCGACATGCGGTCGACCATCCGCCAGCTCGAGCTGCGGATCGCCGACATGCGGGCGACATTCGACAACCTGCAGCGCGACACCGGCGCCAAGAACGAGACAATCCGCGCCTTGAACGGCCAGCTCGACAGGCAGGCGACCGAACTCGACAACCTGCGCATCGACCTCGCGGCGCGCGAAACGCAGATCGAGCATCTGAGGAGCCGGGCCGCCAGTCTGAGCGACGAGCGCGAAGCCTTGCGCGCCAGTCTCAAGGGCGAAAACGCCCGGGCTCGCGAAATGGAGCTGCGCCTCGGCCGTGAAGAAAACCGCGTACGCCAGCTCGAAACCAAGCTCGCCCGAGAAGCGGCCGCCAATGCCGACCGCGAAAGCGCGCTCGAGCGGCGAGCGGAAGAAGTCGAGCGGCTGAAAACGCGGGTGAAGGCGGCAAACCAGGAAATCCGCGATGCGACGAAAGCGCTGCGCCTGGCCGGCGCCAAGCCGCCGAAGCGCGTGGAACAGCACCCTGCCGCGCAAGGGGTACCGATCGAGGGGGCGCATGACGCGCAGCATAATGTGGATCCCACCGTCCTCTCCGACGACCTGCGCAACCGCGCGACGGCGCTATCGGAACGCCTCGCCAATTCGAAGTCTGCGACCCATGACGAGGCGCTGCGCGAGGAGATGGCGCAGATCGCCGCCGGCATGGTGGCGCTCACGGCTGCGCGGGAAGGCTCGTCCTCGCCGATCCACGGCCTTCTCGGCCGAGAGGAGGCGGGGCAGCCGGGAGCCGGCAAGAGCCTGGCGACGCGGGCCAAGGAAATGCTGCCGCCTGAATGAAGGCGGCTCGGGCTTCCCCTCAGATTCGACCGTTGGCGCTGGCGACCTGATGCAGCGCGATGCCCGCGGCCATGGCGACGTTCAGGCTGTCGAGGCCCGGACGCTGGCGGATACGCGCGGTGCGGAGCGCGGAAAGGATCACCGCCGGCAGCCCCTCGCCTTCCGTCCCGACCAGCAATGCCGTGCGCGGCGACGGCGGAATTTTTGTGACGTCCGTCTCGCCGCGCGGCGAAAGGCCCCATATCGCGAACCCGGCGGCCTGAAGCCTTTCGATCAGGTCCGCGGCCGTCCCCTCGCGCGCGAAGGGGAGCGTCAGCGCCGATCCGACGGACACCCGAATCGACTTGCGGTACAGCGGATCGCAGCTCGATGCATCCATCAGCACTGCGTCGACGCCGAAGGCGGCGGCATTGCGGAACAGCGATCCCATATTGTCATGGTTCGATATGCCGCAGGCGGCAAGCACGAGGCTTGCGGTAGGAAGGGCGGCGATGAGGGCGTCACGGCCGGGCATCGCATCGGATCGGCCGAGCGCCAGAACACCGCGATGCATGTTGAAGCCGGCGATCGCGTCGAAGACCCGGGCATCGGCCACGTAGACCGGCACATCGGCGGGGAATTGTGCAAGCAGCTCTGCGACGCCGTCAAACCGGTTTTCGAGCAGCAGGATTGCCTCGGCGATGATGCCGCGCCCGGAGCGGTGCGCGGCCGCCAGCATCCGCAGGACGACCGTGCCTTCGGCAATGAAGCGGCCCTGCCGGCCAGTGAGATCCCGTTCCTTGATCGACAGGAAAGCGGCGATGCGCGGGTCCGACGGATCCTCGATGCGGATCGGAGGCGGTGCCGCGACCATCTCGTCACTGCGTCCTGACGGTGACGTCGGCGACGATGCGTCCCGCCTTTATGTCGAAAACGATCGCACGGGGTTCTGCGCCCGGCAGGCTGCCATAGAACAGCACCTGCGAACCGGACAGCGCCACGTTGGTCACCGAAAAGCCGGCCGGCAGCGCCGCAATCGCGGTCAGCGGCGCATCGCCCGGCACGCTGACCGCCGGCGGCGTCGCCTCCGCAGCGCCGTCGCTCCGCGTCAGCTTGTAGACAATCGTTCCGAGGACGGCCATAAGCATGATCAACATCACGCCGGCCGAAACGAGCTGCAGGCGCACCATCTTGCGGCGGACATTCTCCATCGCCGGGTCAAGCGGCTTGTCTTCCTGTTCGTCGGGCTCGATCGCGGTCATGGCTGGCTTTCTGTCGGAATTGAAACGGAATGAACGATCCCTTTAAACAAGCGACCGGCAATAGGAAAGTCCTGAGCGCCGACGAGAATGCCGCCGGGCGGTTGGATGCGTTTCTGACGGAGGCGCTTTCGGGCGAATTCTCCCGCAACCGCATCAAGGCCCTGATCGAACAGGGTGCCGTTTCGATCAACGGCATCACGGTGCTCGAACCCAAGCGCAAGGTGCACCCGGGCGACAGCTTCGAGATCGCCCTGCCCGCGCCCGAGGATCCGGAACCCAAGGGCGAGGACATTCCGCTCGAGGTTCTATTCGAGGACGATGATCTGATCGTGCTGGTGAAGCCGGCCGGTCTCGTCGTCCATCCGGGTGCTGGGAACTGGACGGGAACGCTCGTCAACGCCCTCATTCACCATTGCGGCGACAGCCTTTCCGGCATCGGCGGCGTCAGACGGCCGGGCATCGTTCACCGGCTGGACAAGGAAACGAGCGGCGTCATGGTCGTCGCCAAGAACGACACCGCCCACCGGCATCTCTCCGACCAGTTTGCCGACCACGGCCGCACCGGGCCGCTGGAGCGCGCCTATCAGGCGGTCGTCTGGGGCCGCCCCCGCCAATTGAAGGGCACGATCAATGCCGCCCTCGGCCGGGCCGGCGACCGCACGAAACGCGCCGTCAAGCGCGAGGAGAGCGATGATGCGCGCGAAGCGATCACCCACTACGAAGTGGTCGAGCGCTATCACGAGAAGCCGGACGGCACCTGTCTCGCTTCAATCGTCGAATGCCATCTGGAAACCGGCCGGACGCACCAGATCCGCG
Protein-coding sequences here:
- the ctrA gene encoding response regulator transcription factor CtrA; the protein is MRVLLIEDDSATAQSIELMLKSESFNVYTTDLGEEGVDLGKLYDYDIILLDLNLPDMSGYEVLRTLRLSKVKTPILILSGMAGIEDKVRGLGFGADDYMTKPFHKDELVARIHAIVRRSKGHAQSIIATGELIVNLDAKTVEVGGQRVHLTGKEYQMLELLSLRKGTTLTKEMFLNHLYGGMDEPELKIIDVFICKLRKKLANAAGGANYIETVWGRGYVLREPDGNDYLETA
- a CDS encoding response regulator, with the translated sequence MRRLMIADGSDVVRKVGKRILSGMGFLVSEAPSSLEALVRCEAELPNILIVDSGLEGALDLIANIRRLPEGASVRIYYCVVEADLRKMMAGKRAGADDFLLKPFDRKILTSVFASQSMAA
- the chpT gene encoding histidine phosphotransferase ChpT: MAKNPNLTLTGPDLAALLCSRVCHDIISPVGAINNGLELLDEGGADADAMDLIRTSALNASVRLKFARLAFGASGSVGASIDTGEAEKAAKDFAAAEKKTEVTWNGPRAIIAKNRVKLLLNLFLIAYGAIPRGGSIDITLENPEFDAVFTLVAKGRMMRVPPRLTELLSGTPEEAVDAHSIQPYYTVLLAEEAGMLIDVTSTGEEIVFTARTEA
- a CDS encoding DUF1134 domain-containing protein, producing the protein MQPIMKATAMAVRAILTTILLFSSALMSAALAQSPNSSQYTMQEIVDAGHGFFGETSGGLAKVVERAFERYGLPNGYILGQEGSGAFIAGLTYGEGELHTKNVGQHSVFWQGPSLGLDWGGQGSRAMMLVYNLSSVPALYKRFGGVSGSAYVVAGVGMTVLTDEHVVVVPIRTGIGARLGLNVGYLKLTQQPTWNPF
- a CDS encoding TrmH family RNA methyltransferase, coding for MVAAPPPIRIEDPSDPRIAAFLSIKERDLTGRQGRFIAEGTVVLRMLAAAHRSGRGIIAEAILLLENRFDGVAELLAQFPADVPVYVADARVFDAIAGFNMHRGVLALGRSDAMPGRDALIAALPTASLVLAACGISNHDNMGSLFRNAAAFGVDAVLMDASSCDPLYRKSIRVSVGSALTLPFAREGTAADLIERLQAAGFAIWGLSPRGETDVTKIPPSPRTALLVGTEGEGLPAVILSALRTARIRQRPGLDSLNVAMAAGIALHQVASANGRI
- a CDS encoding RluA family pseudouridine synthase, yielding MNDPFKQATGNRKVLSADENAAGRLDAFLTEALSGEFSRNRIKALIEQGAVSINGITVLEPKRKVHPGDSFEIALPAPEDPEPKGEDIPLEVLFEDDDLIVLVKPAGLVVHPGAGNWTGTLVNALIHHCGDSLSGIGGVRRPGIVHRLDKETSGVMVVAKNDTAHRHLSDQFADHGRTGPLERAYQAVVWGRPRQLKGTINAALGRAGDRTKRAVKREESDDAREAITHYEVVERYHEKPDGTCLASIVECHLETGRTHQIRVHMAHIGHPLIGDPDYGAAFRTKANLLPEAAKGVVNRFSRQALHAFMLQFEHPASGDTMHFEAPMPADMQELVAALRAAS